From the genome of Nicotiana sylvestris chromosome 1, ASM39365v2, whole genome shotgun sequence:
TGGATAGTTTGAGaggattggtatcagagcacagtagatatatatatatataaacaatagAGAGGACGTAAGCAAATTTTGATAACAGATCCTGCAATGGCCTTTACTGGTGGCAAAAGTACTCGTGGTAGAATCCTAGTCTCTTTATTCGTGTATTTCACCAACACCAGCGACTATATTCAATCCTACAAAAAAGAACATGTGCTCACTTATTTCAAATGAATTGGTGATTAATGGTCAATAGGTTAGAAAGAGGTTATATTTTAATATTCTAACAATTCTACTTTGAAACAATTTTTAATTTGATCACAGGACTTGTGAAATTCAGTTTCGACTTGAATGGAATCAACTGAGAGATTACATTTCTTTCTTTGTTCTAGCTCCATCTTGAGAACCGTGTTCACAAGAGAATTAAACAGATATAAACAACTTTTAAGTCCAAATTATGAATGACTCGGCTATAATCAACTGATGTTGACTATAATAGTTTTACTGCCATACAAAATAAGTCTCCACTATGAAAATCAATACTTCACAAGTTTATAAGGTGCAGAAGGTAACAAATCCAAACTCAAGGCTTCACCATCAagaaataattattatattacaAACATAATCAGGCCAAATTTACAACAAACTGCTTTGTTGTTTTTTAGGAAAAAGCATGTAAAAATGTTGGGAAAAAGTAAGCTGAAAGGTAACCAAAATACTGTCATTACTAACCTTTCAATAATTTTGTTCACAAAGCCCTTCTCTATTCTCATTGAGTTCTTCTTAATATCATCGACTGCTAAGAAATCGACACATAATAGTCAATAAATACATGTATGTGAAAAAATCAGTTAACAAAAGAGCGAAAGGCTCAAGAACTCTACAATAGCTTTCAATAAATTTGGGTTTCTTAACTATGGGGGTTTGAGAATGTCCATTGAAGCAATTTGGACAGGAACAACAAATTTGACACCAATATTAAAAAGAGAGCATGCATTGCATAATCAATTAAGAAAAGAATCAAAGACACGGGTAAATTCAGAATGGCAATCAGAAGTTTCTGTACCTTCTAGAGTTAGCGATGACACGACAAATATCGCGTATAGAATTTGAAGATGAAGATGCAAATCCTCAAAAAAGAACTGCTTACATGTTCTTCAAAAGTACAGAATTGCTAGAACCAAATACTCAAATTAAAATTGAGAGAGAACGAAGAGGGTAGAGTTATGGAAGAGAAACAGTTTCTAGAATGTGCAATTACGAAGGAAGAAGGAAACTTGCGTATTCTTGCCCCAAGTTTGACCCAATTATACATCAAAATTTCTGGCTCTAACAGCAATGCCTTTTAAATAAAACAACTGTAAATCATCCTAATTTTAATTTGTTTTGTCCAATTCCACTATTTATGTGTATTCATTGAATAAAGGTTTTTTCTTTGCACGTCGATTCACATGAATAGAGCTGACTTAACTTCTTATAACCCaccaaaaattaaagaaaaatcactaCATATTAACACAAAATACATAATAAATTATAATGGACAAACTATTCAAAGAAGAAACCAAAGATAAAGAAGCCAATATTTCACCAAATAATACTCACAGAAAAAGATAACGACAACAACTGCACAAAAAGGACCGACACCTGAGACGACGAAGAATGGATCCCATCTCTCACACCCTCAGCATCACCAAAAAAGTGAACGATGGTAAAGTAGCAAATACATAAAGCATTGGCTACTATTTGAAAAGAATCCAACAAATCACTGGCAACCATTAGCAATTTTAAGAGAAAATTCACATGCATACAATCGTAGGAACAACAAAAACTGTAaattagaaatgaaaaaaaaaacatcgaTTTTTAGCAGATAAAATAGAAGTTGATGAGTGAATTAATTTTCTGACAAAAAATTAGGTCTTTTGTTAATTCTGAAACCTAGCCAACACACATGCATCTACAAAACCCAGCAAGAGAGTAGCAAAGAAAAATTAACAAATACCCACCAAATCCCTATAATCAAGAAAAAGGggcaggaaaaaaataaaaaaaaattaccagAATTCAAAAATACTGTAGACGCCATAGACAAACTTCAACCAAAACGGAAAACTTTTGAAACGAAACATATAAGGGTTGAGAAGAGCAATATGATGAGAAGATTTACCATTTTACTTCCTAGGGTTGAGATGAGGCGATATATGTGAGAATATGAAATCATCATCATACACAAAGAATTAGGAATCGGGGGAAGTGACAAATGGAATAAGTGTTACTCCAACAGAAGAGCTTTTTTCTGAAATGACTAACCGTAGAATACCAATTTTGCCCATAAGGCAATTCATAATTACTATTCTACCCACCAAAACATTCACTTATTACATTCATCACTTTGGCAGTTACAACAAATTAAACGTCCCCTCCTCTTCCATTTCTACACAGCTCCTCGGTCATGTATGAATGAACAGATTGAAATTGACTGATGAGATATAGTATTAATTTAACTTGCACAGTATTATGTAAATGGAAGAAAATATCAAAGTGTTAGAATTCGAATAGTTTAATGAAACTTACATACTTATTAGATTCCTCTACCTTTTTGCTGTGATTGATCAGCTTAATTTTGATTATAATAATAGGTCTATCTTACCCTCTTCTGTGCCCACTTTTGCGCTACTGTTGGATCCTTCTTGCATTTGATCTGGGAAGTAGGGGGCTTGTTCACAATCCTTACTTGTGCTGCAAGTATACTCTGCTTTTTACTCACACCGCCGCTGGTCGTGGTATGTCCGCCGGTCATGACTAGATTTACGTTTAAATAATTACTCCTATTATTTTGAAGTTTCTCCTTTTAATTAATATCAAGAGTCTTCTACCTGTGAATGCAGAAGAAGAGGATGTTATTCTTGATGACAACTGCCTGTTCCTTTGGAGCTTCTGTTAACGTTGATCATGGGTGAGTCTCATATGATCACACGACTGTGAACTTGGTCAAATTTTTGGCTTTTAGTATCTATGTTTTGATTAGATGTTCTTTAATTTAATCCCTAAGTGAAGAATATTTCAACTCACCGTCGATCCGATGGAACAATATAATATACAATCAGTAGTATCTAACTTCAATACGCATTTTGTTCAGCAGCTCTGTCTGTAGCTATTTGGCAAGTTTAACAATGATCTTCGGTTGTTTCTCGCTGGTATCCCTGTTAACATCGCGAAGGAACACCTTCTACTTTGATAGCCTCCTCGCTTCCCAACTAGTAACGCAAACCTGGTATTTTTtatggtgtccatctcattcaaaaGGTTTGGTAGTCAAACTTGTTGAATTGGTATTGGTTTAGTAGTCAACCTTGTtgaattggtttgatttggtagtcaatcttgttgaaattgtgaaaagtgtgtgtaaaatTGTCAAATATGTGGCTATAAatgagagcttcaactctcatttcatCACACCAACAAAGAGTGAAAGATAGAGAgataaactataagaaaatagtttgtaaAAAAAATAGAGTGTCAGAGATATTATAGTGaggtggaaaaagcaaaagagtattttttttcttttgagggtgtagtggtcttaggagtatttgtactcgttactacacagtgtaaaattctTCGATATACttatatcagttgctcttcttgacCGTGATTTTTctcttattcagaagggtttccacgtaaaatcttgatgtcattttggctgcatttttattcttactgatttaaccataacttagtggtcCGCATTTATCACTAATACCTTGAATATATTTTTACgtggtttattcccaacaagtggtatcagagccaaggttctgtctgagtatgctctgtggttgcagcacagTGTGAACTTCCATATCAGAAAAGAATTACTTTGGTCTCATAATAAATAGTATTTGCATTTGTGATAAACGATGGAAGCCAACACTAGTAGAATTGTTACATTGAATGACACAAACTATGCCATTTGGAAgcgcaaaatggaagatttgcgctatgtcaagaattttcatcaaccTGTCTTCGCCATTATAAAGCCTGATAATAAATCAGATGAAGAGTGGAATGTGTTACGCAGGCAGGTTTGCGGCTTTATTAGACAGTGGGTTGACGATAATGTTTTGAACCATATTTATGGGGAGACACATGCTCGGACCCTATGGGAGCACATTGAAAGTCTATATGCTCGTAAAACTGGAAACAACAAGATGTTTCTGATAAAGCAGATGTTGGGTTTAAAATACCATGATGGTTCCACGATGACAGATCATCTGAATAATTTTCAGGAGATCATGAATCAGTTATCTGCTATAGGTattaaatttgatgaagaaattcaaggcctgtttctacttggttccctaccagattcttgggaaattcttagaacttcattatcaaattatGCTCTAGATGGTGTGATCTCTATGGATCTTGCCAAGAGCAGCCTTTTAAATgaagagatgagaagaaaatctCAGGGTTCTTCCTTatcagatgtcttggtgactgactCTAGGGGGAGAAGCAAGAATTGAGGTTCTCAAAATAAAGAACATAATAGAAGCAAATCCAAAAGCAGACTTAAAGATATTGAGTGCTATCATTGCGGGAAGAAATGTCACACAAAGAAGTTCTGCCGGATTTTGAAAAAGGATAATAGAGACaaagaagaacaaaaaaaagaTGGCAATCGTGTGGCCACCGTCACTACAAAAGGTCTTGTTACCGTCCTTGATGCGGATCTGATAAATATTGCTTGTGATGAGTCAAACTGGGTTGTGGACAGTGGTGCCGCATCTCATGTGACATCAAGGAAGAAATCTTTCTCATCCTATACTTAGGGTGACTTTGGAACTTTGAGTATGGGTAATGAGATTGTATCTACGGTGGCTGGTGTTGGAACGATTTTTTTGGAAACTAGTAttggaactaaactagttttaaacaatgtaAAGCATGCACCTGATGTTCGTTTGCACTTTATCTCTATTGATGTTTTGGATGATTAGGGATATGTCAGTACCAATGGTGCTGGAAAGTGGAAGCTCACTAAGGGCTCCATGATTGTGGCTCGTGAGGAAAAGCGTCGTGGTCTATACTGGACTACGACCTCTACCTGTGTTGATATGGTGAATGTCGTTGGGAGCAATAACTCTTCAACATTATGGCATAAGAGGCTTAGCCACATTAGCGAGAAAGGACTAAATGTTCTGGCCAAAAAGAAATTGTTGTCAAattttgaaagtgcaaaattagaaaaatgtgagcactgcttggctggaaaataaaaaagagtttcTTTCCAATCTCATCCTCCTTCAAGAAAGACAGAGTTGCTTGAATTGGTGCATTCAAATTTATGTGGTCCAATAAAGACAAGGACTTTGAGTGGTGCACTTTATTTTGCTACCTTTATTGATGATTGCTTAAAGAAACTTTGGGTCTACATTTTGAAGACCAAAGACCAAGTTTTGAGTGTCTTTAAGCAGTTTCAGGCTTCAGTTGAAAGAGAAACAAGAAAGAAGCTGAAGTGTATTCGTACTGATAACGATGGTGAATATTGTGGACCGTTTGACGAATATTGCAAGCAACAGGGCATCAGACACTAGAAGACTCCTCTTGCTTAGCTGTCTGCTTAGCTGCACGATTTTGCTCACCTAACATCTCTTTGAGACTTTCGAGCATATCATAAGCAGACCCCATAGACTGATGTTGATGTTGCAAAATATTCACCATAGCGGCAAAAATGTAACATCGCGTCATCTCATCAGCCTTAACCCATTTGTCATAAGCCTTAACCTGATCATCAACAACATTTTCAGGTTTTTCTAGGCACTCCTTAGTGATTACAAATTTATAACCTTCAGCAGTTAGGACAATATCAAGGTTCCTTTTCCAGTCAACATAATTCGGTCCTTCTAACTTGTTTTGGTTCAAAATTGAGGTGAGTGGGTTGAATGAAGACATGGTTAGTCTGAGAGATATTCACCTTAAATAGATCATTAGTTATGTATTTTAGAATAATTAAATTCAAAATAGCACATTACACATATAACCATGCTCATTGAACAGTTAGATTCGTTAGGGAAACTTAACTATTCATGCAAAATATATGAGTGATGAAAGATATTAACCCCATAAATCTAAACAACACCAATTCAGATAGAGAGTAAGCCGTTAATTTAAGATATGTAAATATCACTTTAATAAACTCTAGTTTCATTGAATCAACATGTAACTCAGTTGGAGAGTTAATACAAGTAATCAAATAACTAGAGGCAAAACTACAGTAATCATCTATAATGAATTTATCTGATGTGGAAGAAGACCTATGTCAACATATACATTCATTATATTACTGTAAAACATGATTGGAAACAATGGGAATTGAATCCTACCATCACagatttctttaaaaaaaatttcttttattaaaaaatttccagaaaatagaaaaatgacccaaaacccATCTAAACGACCCCGAATGTCCAAAAAACGACGTATGTCATAAGCGGAGCTGATGTGTATTGCTCACTAGCCGTTTCCGATAAACCTaccaaatttgaggtcaatcggagttcgATAGAATTTCAGAATTCTAAAATCAATACCTCTTTCTAGAATTCTGTTTTTGACGTTTTTAAGGGTTTTTATTATTTTGACTTGTTCAAATCACATAATATACTGATGTATGTTAAAACATGATTTCATAactcaaaataatattttattattatttaataaaAACGTGTTCAGACAGAATTGTAAAACACAGTATGTTTTTCATAGTTCAAAAACGTCACTattcataattctgtatattaaTCCAAAATTACAGAACTAATATCATAcaaaatatttaaatttttattaATATAACACTGTGATTATGGACAGAACGCAACTAAAATAGATTAATAGTATTAATTCATTGTTTATGCATATGTATATTAACCCATAATTACAGAATTAAAAGCATTAAAAAACAGTCATGTTTTTAACAAAAAATATTGCTATTCACCAAAAACGTAATTTAAACAGACTGTCATTAAATATATCATCACTGTTTATACATGTGTATATTAATTCATAATTTCAGAATTACAGAATTAAGATACTAATAAATACAATCACATTTTTGACATAGAATAATCATCCCAAACAGGTATCAATAAACAACACATTTTAATATTACTCTATGCATGCTATATTACATTATTTAGTTAGATGTAAGACGatttgataccaattgttagaacATGCGCAGCGGGAGCAAGTATATAATCCAGGCATCAAATACACGTAAACTAGACAACACAATAATAACAAGATTAGAAGCACTAACCTCTTGAAATAGTTGTACAAATCTTCCAAACGGCAAGAATCCACGACTGCAGTCTTCTGCTATTTGCCTAGTAAAACCTTGGACGATTTTTTGCTTTTAGGTGGGAAAGAACAATACAACTCTAAAATGTGAGTTATTGGGTGAAATTAGTCTTCCTTTAATAGAGTTATTTTTGGCCGAAAATTCTCCCCCAAAAATGTGTAGGAGTCTGCCTTTTACAAGTAGAATCCTACTCCAACTCTACTAGATGACTTTTCTCCCAAGTTACCTTTTATCCAAGTCTTATCTAGGTTTTTACTAGGTATAGCAGAGACCGCAGAAATAATAAGAGGCTACCAATTATAACATTAATTTGAAATTAGCATGAATTAATTCTTACTATAATTAATTGCAATTTATTCCACTAAAAAGCTGCAATTGAACTCCTCAATATGAATTTTGAAAATTTAATAACACTtattttaactccccatgttaagatctcaaataccagttaattaaattaaattactgaaaatttaatttaatcaactaattaaatcctttacaattccgcttaaactatttcatgtgacggatacaaaatccaccggccaggttttcacatgaaaacttataagtttacataaaggggtatcatcaaactcaaaaccgagtcatggattctatcaactaattattattcaCAAATGTTATTCGTTATTGTCCAATCTATTAGGCATACACTAACTCTGAATAGAGTCgtaccttttgataaatcaaaacaataaacaaaTTACATTGATCATAATACTTATATTAAGATTAGGAGTATAAGCTCATTTAATgaattagagaaaatattttatatattcagtacaaaaacatcttttctctacttggttcgttcaatatacactgagtatactagcacaagaagttggagtaAAACTACTCCCATAATCAAGACAAATTGCACTATAATCTTGTACTACAATCATCAAGATATTTTGTCCAACAATATCTTTGATTGTGAAcatagtttattaattatgagaatcaacaatttaatcttctgtgcatgagctaagactccatacactaaagtgtctactacataactaaaaggacacacatgtaacaaatgatctatttaaaatagtactttattgaattgaataaattaaataaataattatttcataaagaaataaaatataatattatgtCTAAACCGCATGATTAATAGTATATCCCAACAGATCACTCATCTATGAATGAACAGTTTGAATTTGATTTACTCAGCTTGAAAGGTACAATCTGGGTCTGGACAAGCAGGATGACGATGACGATGACGATGAGGGTCTGGACAGGCAGGATGAGGATGATGGTTAAAGCTTTGAGCTCTACCATTTTGCTTATCAATCTTGGAGCTCCGCAATCTCCCAATCTTGCATATTCCTTCTAAATGAGAGGTCTCATACTATCCCCTCCTCCCATGCTCCTTACGAATCTGTTGGACCATCAATTCCTTCTAGTTTGAAACTCTGAAGACATGAGGGAAGGAAACCCTCAGAGTATCCTCTCCACACCACCTATGATTCCAAAAGCTGATTCTCCTCCCATCTCCCACCCTATAAGTGATGTTGTCCCTGAATGCTTCCCAGTTCTTCATGATGCTCCTCCACATGCCACACCCGAAAGGTGTTGTGATTGCCTTGATCCTCCAACCCCCTCCCGTGGAATCGTACTTTTCTACTATGACCTTCCTCCATAGGGCATGCTCTTTTACCCCGAATCTCTACAACCACTTCCCCAATAAAGCTTTGTTGAATACCCTAAGATCTTTTACTCCAAGTCCACCCCACTTCTTTGTGGAAGTGACTGTCTGCCAAATCACCAGATGAAACTTTCTAGTTCCATCCGCCGCATCCCAAAGAAAATTGCTTTGAAGCCGGTCCAGTTTTTCTGTAATGCTCACCAGCGCTTGCAACAGGGACAAGTAATAGGTGAACATAATCGATAGAGTGCTTTTAATAAGCACTTCCTTACCGCCTTTTGACAAATACCGTTTCTGCCAGCCTGCTAATTTTTTTTCAACCCTTTCGATCACTGGATTccaaaccgtagtatccttatgcGACGCGTCCAATGGAACGGGCCCAATGGGAGACCCAATGCGACGTGCAAATATTCTTCTAATTCTGTACCCATTGAATGTGCAACTCGTAGATGATCAGTGGTCTTTGAACATCTGACATTTGGTCTTAGTTAACCAAATAGTAATCAATCTTGTTATTTCAACCTTCCTTAGATAAATAGAAATGAAGTTAGAAAAAGCACGGTACTAACTTAGTTTCCATCGACTTGTTTTGTCAATCAATTATGGATTCACTAATTACCATTTGTAGGTCAAGTTATTGCTTCACAACTTGTACACATTGTAGTTTGTCATTTATACCTTGAAGTTCTTACTTTAAGACTATATTTCATACTATAAGAGGTTCACTGGAAACGATATATTGGTTACTGTCTCCTAGGAAATCCCCAGCCGAAACAACTGAACATTTCTGCACTCAGATTTATCATCTAAATTAAGAGGACTAAATTTCCCTCTAGCTCTGGAGGAGAAGAAGAAATAAATTACTTCTAATCAATGTACAACCTCCTTACATGAATAACAAGAAAGTAAAAAAGAGCCTAACATCTTGTTACCATATTACAACTATAAGCAAATAAGTAATAGACTAAAAGCTAGAGCATAAAAGTGCTAGGAGTGTTTTGTTTTAGACCAAAGGTCTCtcttctcttcttcctcttcacaTACAGTCCCTATTTGAAATCTTATCTTCAGTCTCGGATGGTTTTTCAGTTTGACAAAGAGGTGAAGTTTTCTGAGGCCCTAGGCGGTAGAGGTTTGTTGTCCCGCAACATCTTCATTATAATACCCATACACATCAACAGAAATCCACAACAATGTTGTTTGGTCAAAGGCTTCATGAATATCATGTAAGAAAGCAATAATTTTACAATGTCAGATTGACGACAATTTCAGTAAAGGAGAACTCGAAATAGGATCGGAGCTAAGGAGAAACAAACCATTGCAGTGGTAGCAGCACCAAGAAATGCTATGACAGAAAGGACAGACAGTTGCCCCGTGAAAGTAGCGCAGGCTTCAAGCACTAAGACTCCGTAAACATAGGGATGCTGcagggaaaaagaaaacaaggtaAGCAGGAAACAAGCTTGAAGCAAAATGCGTGTGTTCTTGTGATGATTACTTGAGCACATGAAATCCATGTTGGCTTTAGCTCTCGCATTGCAATAATATCCAGGATCAACAACTGAAAGCCGATTGAGCAAAAGAGCATCTTCATCTGTTAAAGTTAAAGGCTCAAAGGGTATGAAGTAGTCACGAGTTTGTCATGGACAACTGTTCTCATGATTAAGCATCAAACTGAATGCAAAAGCACATCAACATCTTCATTATAATACCCATACACATCAACAGAAATCCACAACAATGTTGTTTGGTCAAAGGCTTCATGAATATC
Proteins encoded in this window:
- the LOC138876848 gene encoding uncharacterized protein; the encoded protein is MSSFNPLTSILNQNKLEGPNYVDWKRNLDIVLTAEGYKFVITKECLEKPENVVDDQVKAYDKWVKADEMTRCYIFAAMVNILQHQHQSMGSAYDMLESLKEMLGEQNRAAKQTAKQEESSSV